A region of Saimiri boliviensis isolate mSaiBol1 chromosome 8, mSaiBol1.pri, whole genome shotgun sequence DNA encodes the following proteins:
- the ASB13 gene encoding ankyrin repeat and SOCS box protein 13, whose protein sequence is MEPRAADGYFLGDVGFWVERTPVHEAAQRGESLQLQQLIESGACVNQVTVDSITPLHAASLQGQARCVQLLLAAGAQVDARNIDGSTPLCDACASGSIECVKLLLSYGAKVNPPLYTASPLHEACMSGSSECVRLLIDVGANLEAHDCHFGTPLHVACAREHLDCVKMLLKAGANVNAAKLHETALHHAAKVKNVDLIEMLIEFGGNIYARDNRGKKPSDYTWSSSAPAKCLEYYEKTPLTLSQLCRVSLRKATGVRGLEKIAKLNIPPRLIDYLSYN, encoded by the exons GTTTCTGGGTGGAGCGGACCCCTGTGCACGAGGCAGCCCAGAGGGGTGAGAGcctgcagctgcagcagctgATCGAGAGCGGCGCCTGTGTGAACCAGGTCACTGTGGACTCCATCACGCCCCTGCACGCAGCAAGTCtgcagggccaggcgcggtgcgTGCAGCTGCTGCTGGCGGCCGGGGCCCAG GTGGACGCCCGCAACATCGATGGCAGCACCCCGCTCTGCGACGCCTGCGCCTCGGGCAGCATCGAGTGTGTGAAGCTCCTGCTGTCCTACGGGGCCAAGGTCAACCCTCCCCTGTACACAGCGTCCCCGCTGCACGAGGCCTGCATGAGCG GGAGTTCCGAATGTGTGAGGCTTCTTATTGACGTCGGGGCCAATCTGGAAGCACACGACTGCCATTTTGGGACCCCTCTGCACGTGGCCTGTGCCCGGGAGCATCTGGACTGTGTCAAAATGCTGCTCAAAGCAG GGGCCAACGTGAATGCCGCAAAGCTTCATGAGACGGCCCTACACCACGCGGCCAAGGTCAAGAATGTCGACCTCATCGAGATGCTCATTGAGTTTGGTGGCAACATCTACGCCCGGGACAACCGTGGGAAGAAGCCGTCTGACTACACGTGGAGCAGCAGTGCTCCTGCCAAGTGCCTTGAGTACTATGAAA AGACACCTCTGACTCTGTCACAGCTCTGCAGGGTGAGCTTGAGAAAGGCCACCGGCGTCCGAGGGCTGGAGAAGATCGCCAAGTTAAACATTCCGCCCCGGCTCATCGATTACCTCTCCTACAACTGA